From the genome of Vicia villosa cultivar HV-30 ecotype Madison, WI linkage group LG2, Vvil1.0, whole genome shotgun sequence, one region includes:
- the LOC131653333 gene encoding uncharacterized protein At4g15970-like has product MKHLSAGAAVENVSGEGNKAWNSIGSGSNGFVRRIMQTIMVFVGFGVFWMFVYNNSASPFGFPATISYYFNGFSAQEYYDPNLKNILRNASMKDKTVILTTLNDAWAEPGSIFDQFLESFQVGGNQTQKLLDHLVVITWDQKAYSRCVDLHKYCYQLQTNGDNFTNEAFFMTPTYLHMMWRRIEFLGTVLQLGYSFVFTDTDIMWLRDPFPLFYKEADFQIACDFFNGNSYDLHNYPNGGFTYVRSNPRTIWFYRFWYKSRESYPTKHDQDVLNKIKMHPLITIKKLKIRFLSTGYFGGFCQSSKDFSKVATMHANCCVGLENKVEDLKIVLEVWKKYMKLDENGRKNSHPSWNVPKSCRGSFERSRKKREKNKGRL; this is encoded by the exons ATGAAGCATCTTTCTGCCGGCGCCGCCGTGGAGAATGTCTCCGGCGAAGGGAACAAGGCGTGGAATTCAATTGGGTCGGGAAGCAATGGTTTTGTGAGGAGGATTATGCAGACAATTATGGTTTTTGTTGGGTTTGGTGTGTTTTGGATGTTTGTTTACAACAACTCTGCTTCTCCGTTTGGTTTTCCAGCTACTATCTCATATTACTTCAATGGTTTCTCAGCACAA GAATACTATGATCCAAACCTCAAAAATATTCTAAGAAACGCATCAATGAAGGACAAAACAGTGATACTCACAACATTGAATGATGCATGGGCAGAGCCAGGTTCAATATTTGATCAATTTCTTGAGAGTTTTCAAGTCGGTGGGAACCAAACACAGAAGCTATTGGATCATCTTGTGGTGATAACTTGGGACCAAAAAGCATACTCTCGTTGCGTTGATTTGCATAAATATTGTTATCAACTTCAAACTAATGGTGACAATTTCACTAATGAAGCTTTTTTCATGACTCCAACTTACTTGCATATGATGTGGAGGAGAATTGAATTTCTTGGCACTGTTCTTCAATTGGGATACAGCTTTGTGTTTACg GACACCGATATAATGTGGCTAAGAGATCCATTCCCACTATTTTACAAAGAAGCTGATTTCCAAATAGCTTGTGATTTTTTCAACGGAAACTCCTATGATTTACACAACTATCCAAATGGAGGGTTCACCTATGTAAGATCCAACCCAAGAACAATTTGGTTCTACAGATTTTGGTACAAGTCAAGAGAATCATATCCAACTAAGCATGATCAAGATGttctcaacaaaatcaaaatgcaCCCCTTAATTACAATTAAGAAGCTCAAGATTAGGTTCTTAAGCACTGGTTACTTTGGAGGGTTTTGTCAATCTAGCAAGGATTTTAGTAAAGTTGCTACAATGCATGCTAATTGTTGTGTTGGTTTGGAGAATAAAGTTGAAGACCTTAAGATTGTACTTGAGGTTTGGAAAAAGTATATGAAATTGGATGAAAATGGGAGGAAAAATTCACACCCTTCTTGGAATGTGCCAAAAAGTTGCAG AGGTTCCTTTGAACGTAGTAGAAAAAAGAGGGAAAAGAACAAAGGGAGGTTGTAA